In one window of Camelina sativa cultivar DH55 chromosome 15, Cs, whole genome shotgun sequence DNA:
- the LOC104745446 gene encoding retinoblastoma-related protein 1-like: MEEVQPPVTPPIDPNGKRSEASLLDICEKVLSLDGSTCDEALKLFTETKRILSTNMSNIGSGTREEVERYWFAFILYSVKRLSVRKDGDGQSVSGDNGFNLSQILRALKLNIVDFFKELPQFVVKAGSVLGELYGADWENRLQAKELQANFVHLTLLSKHYKRGYGEFFLTYDANAEKNSANSSSYLPDSYRFGWLLFLALRNHAFSRFKDLVTCSNGLVSILAILIIHVPCRYRNFSFQDSSRFVKKGDKGVDLVASLCKIYDASEDELRIVIDKANNLVETILKKKPSPASECQTDKLDNIHPDGLTYFEGLLDETSISTSLITLEKDYDDAFCSKGELDERVFINEEDSLLGSGSISAGAVNITGVKRKIDALGSPARTFISPLSPHKSPAAKTNGISGGNKFTATPVSTAMTTAKWLRTVICPLLPQPSPGLEHFLKSCDRDITNDVTRRAHIILEAIFPNSSLGGGGSLQAVDLMDDIWAEQRRLEALKLYYRVLEAMCKAEAQILHANNLNSLLTNERFHRCMLACSAELVLATHKTITMLFPAVLERTGITAFDLSKVIESFIRHEDSLPRELRRHLNSLEERLLESMVWEKGSSMYNSLIVARPALALEIKRLGLLAEPMPSLDAIAALINFSEGVHNASSVQKHETCPGQNGGIRSPKRLCTEYRSILVERNSFTSPVKDRLLALGNVKSKMLPPPLQSAFASPTRPNPGGGGETCAETGINIFFTKINKLAAVRINGMVERLQLSEQIKENVYCLFKHVLAQRTSLLFNRHIDQIILCCFYGVAKISQMSLTFREIIYNYRKQPQCKPLVFRSVYVDSLQCRRQGRIGPDHVDIITFYNEIFIPAVKPLLVELGPVRNDLAVEANNKPEGQCPGSPKVSVFPSVPDMSPKKVSAVHNVYVSPLRGSKMDALISHSSKSYYACVGESTHAYQSPSKDLSAINNRLNNSSSSRKRTLNFDVEAGLVSDSMVANSLNLQNQNQNQNGSDASSSGAAPLKTEPTDS; this comes from the exons ATGGAAGAAGTTCAACCTCCAGTGACTCCGCCCATTGACCCTAATGGGAAAAGAAGTGAAGCCTCTCTATTGGACATATGCGAG aAAGTTCTATCTCTTGATGGGAGCACTTGTGACGAAGCTTTGAAGTTGTTTACTGAAACCAAACGAATTCTGTCAACAAACATGTCTAACATTGGAAGTGGAACG AGGGAGGAAGTAGAGAGGTACTGGTTTGCTTTTATCCTCTATTCAGTGAAGAGGCTTAGTGTGAGAAAAGATGGGGATGGTCAGTCAGTGTCTGGTGATAATGGGTTTAATCTAAGTCAGATACTGAGGGCTCTTAAGCTTAA TATTGTGgatttttttaaagagttaCCTCAGTTTGTGGTCAAGGCTGGATCTGTACTAGGTGAACTTTATGGCGCAGACTGGGAAAACAGACTTCAG GCAAAGGAGTTGCAGGCAAACTTTGTGCATCTTACCCTTCTAAGCAA ACACTATAAACGTGGGTACGGGGAATTCTTCTTGACATATGATGCAAACGCAGAAAAGAACTCTGCGAACTCTTCTAGCTATTTGCCGGATAGTTATCGTTTTGGATGGCTACTCTTTTTGGCACTCCGAAACCATGCGTTTAGTCGATTTAAGGACCTCGTGACATGCTCAAATGGCCTAGTTTCTATATTG GCTATTTTGATCATACATGTTCCTTGTCGGTATAGAAATTTCAGCTTCCAAGATTCTTCTCGTTTTG TTAAGAAAGGCGACAAAGGTGTAGACTTGGTTGCATCACTTTGCAAGATATATGACGCCTCAGAAGATGAGTTGAGGATAGTAATTGACAAGGCAAACAATCTGGTagaaacaatattgaagaaaaaacCATCTCCAGCATCTGAGTGCCAAACTGACAAGCTAGATAATATTCACCCAG ATGGCTTGACCTACTTTGAGGGTTTACTGGATGAGACGTCCATCTCAACTAGCTTGATTACACTAGAAAAGGATTACGATGATGCATTTTGTAGTAAAGGCGAACTCGATGAGAGGGTATTCATCAACGAAGAGGATAGCTTACTTGGATCTGGAAGCATATCTGCAGGAGCTGTAAATATTACTGGTGTCAAGAGGAAAATTGATGCTTTAGGCTCACCTGCAAGGACATTTATAAGCCCACTTTCTCCTCATAAGTCGCCTGCTGCTAAGACAAATGGTATTAGCGGTGGTAACAAGTTTACAGCAACACCAGTGAGCACAGCAATGACAACCGCCAAGTGGCTAAGGACTGTCATATGCCCGCTTCTGCCACAACCTTCTCCTGGATTGGAACATTTTCTTAAGTCATGTGATAGGGATATAACTAATGATGTCACACGAAGAGCACACATAATTTTGGAAGCTATATTTCCAAATAGTTCCCTTGGTGGCGGTGGAAGTTTGCAAGCTGTTGACTTGATGGATGACATATGGGCAGAGCAGCGGAGATTAGAAGCTCTCAAGTTATACTACAGAGTTCTTGAGGCAATGTGTAAAGCAGAAGCTCAGATTTTGCATGCGAATAATCTGAACTCTTTATTGACAAATGAGCGGTTCCATAGATGCATGCTTGCTTGCTCAGCTGAATTGGTACTGGCTACCCACAAAACCATAACAATGTTGTTCCCAGCTGTTTTGGAGAGGACTGGGATCACAGCTTTTGATCTCAGCAAGGTAATAGAGAGTTTCATCCGACATGAGGATTCTCTGCCTAGAGAGTTGAGACGGCATCTGAATTCACTGGAGGAACGACTTCTAGAGAGTATGGTATGGGAGAAAGGCTCTTCAATGTACAATTCTCTGATTGTTGCTAGGCCGGCGCTTGCATTGGAGATAAAACGGCTCGGATTACTAGCTGAACCGATGCCATCTCTGGATGCAATTGCAGCACTTATTAATTTCTCTGAAGGAGTACATAATGCATCATCTGTTCAAAAGCATGAAACTTGTCCag GACAAAATGGGGGGATTAGATCGCCCAAAAGACTATGTACTGAATACCGCAGCATTCTAGTTGAACGCAATTCCTTTACATCACCAGTAAAGGATCGTCTGTTGGCCTTAGGCAACGTGAAATCCAAGATGCTGCCACCTCCGTTGCAGTCTGCATTTGCCAG CCCAACACGGCCCAACCCAGGAGGTGGAGGAGAAACTTGTGCAGAAACtggaatcaatattttcttcacAAAG ATTAATAAATTGGCTGCTGTCAGAATCAATGGAATGGTGGAAAGACTACAGCTTTCAGAGCAAATAAAGGAGAACGTATATTGTCTCTTCAAACATGTACTTGCTCAGCGGACTTCTCTTTTATTCAATCGACACATTGACCAGATCATTCTCTGTTGCTTCTATGGAGTGGCCAAG ATATCCCAAATGAGCCTGACTTTTAGGGAAATTATATACAACTACCGGAAGCAACCACAGTGTAAACCATTAGTTTTCCGCAGCGTTTATGTGGATTCATTACAATGTCGCCGTCAAGGG AGAATAGGGCCAGATCATGTTGACATCATCACATTCTacaatgaaatatttattcCCGCTGTAAAGCCGTTGCTGGTGGAGCTAGGTCCTGTGAGAAACGACCTGGCTGTAGAAGCCAATAATAAGCCTGAAG GTCAATGTCCCGGATCACCAAAGGTGTCTGTGTTTCCAAGCGTTCCAGACATGTCCCCTAAAAAAGTATCTGCAGTGCACAATGTTTATGTTTCTCCTCTTCGGGGATCAAAG ATGGATGCTCTTATTTCACACAGCTCGAAGAGTTACTATGCTTGTGTTGGAGAGAGCACACATGCTTACCAGAGCCCTTCAAAGGACCTATCTGCCATCAACAACCGCTTGAAcaa cagcagcagcagccgcAAGAGGACGCTAAACTTTGACGTAGAAGCAGGGCTGGTCAGCGATTCCATGGTAGCAAATAGCCTTAacctccaaaaccaaaatcaaaaccaaaatggAAGCGATGCATCGTCCTCAGGTGCTGCGCCCCTTAAAACAGAGCCAACAGATTCATAG